The following coding sequences lie in one Mustelus asterias chromosome 8, sMusAst1.hap1.1, whole genome shotgun sequence genomic window:
- the LOC144497684 gene encoding LOW QUALITY PROTEIN: class I histocompatibility antigen, F10 alpha chain-like (The sequence of the model RefSeq protein was modified relative to this genomic sequence to represent the inferred CDS: inserted 1 base in 1 codon; substituted 1 base at 1 genomic stop codon) translates to MCEKSGANLIWKGRRSELSKWPFFEKEFPPNVSPNMREAAMIGLIELVLLCGEVSAGSHSLRYFLTGMTPIPGFPEFVAVGYVDGVQFVVYVSDRRELIPREQWMVESEGLESWEQKKKLTQEGERCLKDNIQTLMYRTNQSGGIHIHQLMTGCDLSDDGNTTGFNQYGWDGLDFISFDKDLLVWVTPVPWGEIIKQKWEGSTGINQRWKRYLEVECIEWLRKYLEYGQKLLRVVAPVVSFTRLGDSNRLSCAVTGFYPQAIEVNLWRDGVMIAETLFSGILPNEDSTXQIXKWIEFDPEDQAEYSCRVEHSGMKETLVVIYEPKSRSQVAVTVGIVVGVLMLIALIIMAVVIYNKKVRARQFNPEVPVPENSSGQENEGRCDVIKLTTIN, encoded by the exons ATGTGTGAGAAATCGGGTGCGAATCTCATAT GGAAAGGCAGAAGGAGTGAGTTGAGCAAATGGCCTTTCTTTGAAAAAGAGTTTCCTCCAAATGTTTCCCCCAACATGAGGGAAGCAGCAATGATTGGACTGATAGAGCTGGTCCttctgtgtggagaggtgtctgcag gctctcactctctccggtATTTCCTCACGGGAATGACTCCGATCCCGGGTTTCCCGGAGTTTGTGGCTGTCGGTTATGTGGACGGTGTCCAGTTTGTTGTGTACGTCAGCGATCGGAGGGAGCTGATCCCCCGGGAGCAGTGGATGGTGGAGAGCGAGGGGCTCGAGTCCTGGGAACAGAAGAAGAAGCTCACACAGGAAGGGGAGCGATGTCTCAAAGATAATATTCAGACCCTCATGTATCGAACCAACCAGTCGGGAG GGATCCACATACACCAGCTGATGACTGGCTGTGACCTGAGTGATGATGGGAATACGACTGGATTCAACCAGTATGGGTGGGACGGACTAGATTTCATCAGTTTTGATAAGGATCTTCTGGTGTGGGTGACCCCCGTCCCTTGGGGAGAGATCATCAAACAAAAGTGGGAGGGCAGCACGGGCATTAACCAGCGATGGAAACGTTACCTGGAGGTGGAGTGTATCGAGTGGCTGAGGAAATATCTGGAGTACGGACAAAAATtactgagagtcg ttgCCCCCGTCGTGTCCTTTACCCGTCTGGGTGATTCTAACCGGCTGTCCTGTGCCGTCACTGGGTTTTACCCTCAAGCCAtcgaggtgaatctgtggagagatGGAGTGATGATTGCTGAGACTCTGTTTAGTGGGATCTTACCCAATGAAGACAGCA TCCAGATCTGAAAATGGATCGAGTTTGATCCAGAGGACCAGGCCGAGTATTCCTGTCGGGTGGAACACAGCGGGATGAAGGAGACACTGGTGGTGATTTACG aacCAAAGTCTCGCTCCCAGGTTGCTGTTACtgtcgggattgtggtcggggtccTCATGCTCATCGCTCTCATCATTATGGCTGTCGTCATCTACAACAAGAAAG